A genomic stretch from Mesoplodon densirostris isolate mMesDen1 chromosome 3, mMesDen1 primary haplotype, whole genome shotgun sequence includes:
- the TICAM1 gene encoding TIR domain-containing adapter molecule 1 → MASTGPSLSGAFDILGAAGQDKLLYLKHKLKTLRPGCRGADLLHAMVLLKLGQETEARISLEALKADAVAKLVARQWAGVDSTEAPEEPPDVSRTVARVYHLLAEERLCPAPMREEAYRAAVRAFRSRDDPQLGELQEEARDRCGWDVLRDLGAIQTLHSDLGCLLPSSASPSGTRSDPRPIEDFLDWSRGHSLRSTGSPASLASNLEISQSPTVALLSSHHSPHGPSKLCDKPRASPVPEPAPMGCQEPEEMTWPPSVEAARSLVRPNSPAPRLPEVAADACPASLHDPPEAPKTSSHYSVECTDVPAAPKSLPSPSRNACPVADQTPIQLSEEDTTYPAAQPRPPTPSAPKTSPPSSSPSTPPKVHPTISKPGPPPPELESQEQKFYNFVVLHAGADEHIALRVRERLEALGVSDGATFCEDFQVPGRGELHCLQDALDHSAFTILLLTSNFDCRLSQHQANQSLMSSLTRHGWQDCVIPFLPLESSQTQLSPRTSSLLTGLVWLDEHSPIFARKVANTFKSQKLRARKAKWRKEQDVRALQEKSQHLEGERQQAAAWGAAHSACLHNYLSYQKQMEKLQVAFESYMPFGTQPPSVLQVPFGGPGPLGAPPPPFPTWAGHQPPPLPPWLAGMPPPAFPQPSVAFPQPQAFPQPPDFPQTSPGHSQNPGLQPLIIHHAQMVQLGLNNHMWNQRGTQAPEDKTPETK, encoded by the coding sequence ATGGCCAGCACAGGGCCGTCGCTTTCTGGCGCCTTTGACATTCTAGGTGCGGCGGGTCAGGATAAGCTCTTGTATCTTAAGCACAAGCTGAAGACCCTGCGGCCAGGCTGCCGTGGGGCGGACCTCCTGCATGCCATGGTGCTCCTAAAGCTGGGCCAGGAGACCGAGGCCAGGATCTCCCTGGAGGCGCTGAAGGCGGACGCTGTGGCGAAGCTGGTGGCCCGCCAGTGGGCTGGTGTGGACAGCACTGAGGCCCCAGAGGAGCCCCCAGACGTGTCCCGGACTGTTGCCAGGGTGTACCACCTTCTTGCCGAGGAGAGGCTGTGTCCAGCGCCAATGCGGGAGGAGGCCTACCGGGCAGCCGTCCGTGCTTTCAGGTCCAGGGACGACCCCCAGCTGGGGGAGCTCCAGGAAGAGGCCCGAGACCGGTGCGGATGGGACGTCCTTAGGGACCTGGGGGCCATCCAAACTCTCCACTCCGATCTGGGGTGCCTCCTGCCGTCCTCGGCATCACCCTCTGGGACCCGCAGCGATCCACGGCCCATCGAGGACTTTTTGGACTGGAGCAGAGGGCATTCCCTGAGATCCACCGGCAGCCCAGCCTCTCTGGCCAGCAACTTGGAAATTAGCCAGTCGCCCACCGTGGCCCTCCTCAGCAGTCACCACAGCCCCCACGGGCCCAGCAAGCTGTGTGACAAGCCCCGGGCCAGCCCGGTGCCCGAGCCTGCCCCTATGGGCTGCCAGGAGCCCGAGGAGATGACCTGGCCCCCATCAGTGGAGGCTGCCAGGTCCCTGGTGCGGCCAAACAGCCCAGCCCCCAGGCTTCCCGAGGTGGCCGCAGATGCATGCCCCGCCAGCCTGCACGACCCCCCGGAAGCTCCGAAAACCAGCAGTCACTACTCGGTGGagtgcacggatgtgccagcagctCCCAAATCTCTCCCCTCGCCTTCCAGAAACGCCTGCCCTGTCGCGGATCAGACGCCAATCCAACTTTCAGAGGAAGACACCACTTACCCGGCGGCTCAGCCACGCCCACCGACTCCATCGGCCCCCAAAACGTCCCCTCCCTCTTCGTCTCCATCGACTCCTCCTAAGGTTCACCCTACCATCTCAAAGCCGGGGCCCCCTCCTCCTGAGCTGGAGTCGCAGGAGCAGAAGTTCTATAACTTTGTGGTGCTGCACGCTGGCGCGGACGAGCACATCGCGCTGCGCGTGCGCGAGAGGCTGGAGGCCCTGGGCGTGAGCGACGGCGCCACCTTCTGCGAAGATTTCCAGGTGCCAGGGCGCGGCGAGCTGCACTGCCTGCAGGACGCCTTAGACCACTCGGCCTTCACCATCCTGTTGCTCACCTCCAACTTCGACTGCCGGCTGAGCCAGCACCAGGCGAACCAGTCTCTGATGAGCAGCCTCACGCGGCACGGGTGGCAGGATTGCGTGATCCCCTTCCTGCCCCTGGAGAGTTCCCAGACCCAGCTCAGCCCCAGAACGTCCAGCCTGCTCACCGGCCTGGTGTGGCTGGACGAGCACTCCCCGATCTTCGCCAGGAAGGTGGCCAACACCTTCAAGTCCCAGAAGCTGCGGGCCCGCAAGGCCAAGTGGAGAAAGGAACAGGATGTCCGGGCCCTGCaggagaagagccaacacctggAGGGTGAGCGGCAGCAGGCAGCGGCGTGGGGTGCCGCGCACTCAGCTTGCCTCCATAACTACCTGTCCTACCAGAAGCAGATGGAGAAGCTCCAGGTAGCTTTTGAGAGCTACATGCCATTTGGGACTCAACCGCCTTCTGTGCTTCAGGTGCCCTTTGGGGGACCGGGGCCCCTCggagccccaccaccaccctttCCCACCTGGGCGGGCCATCAGCCGCCGCCCCTCCCTCCTTGGCTGGCGGGCATGCCCCCACCGGCCTTCCCGCAGCCCTCAGTGGCTTTCCCGCAGCCCCAGGCCTTCCCGCAGCCCCCGGACTTCCCACAGACTTCACCCGGGCACTCTCAGAACCCTGGCCTGCAGCCCCTCATCATACATCATGCACAGATGGTACAACTGGGACTCAACAACCACATGTGGAACCAGAGAGGGACGCAGGCGCCCGAGGACAAGACGCCAGAAACGAAATGA